The Aeoliella mucimassa genome includes the window GCTGAGCGTCGACCTCGTCGAGATAAGCGACCATCGCGTTACAAAGGTCGCGAAGCGTATTGGGATGCGTCTCGGCCAGGTTCGTTGTTTCGCCGAGGTCGTTCGTGAGGTCGTAGAGTTCCAGCCGAGGATCGGGACCTTGGCCGTCGAGTTGACCGTCGCCGTAGAAATAAGTCAGGCGATAGTCCCCTTTGCGAATTGCTGTAAACGGCTCGACCCCAGCGGGAGTACTAAAACTGGTCCATTGGTGCGGGTAGTGGAATACGATCTCGCCTTCGCGTTCGAAGGTCTCCGCGCCGCTGAGGAGCGGCGTTAGATCGTTGCCATCGATCAGGCGATTCCCTAGATTGTCCACGACATACTGCTGCGAGTTCGGCACTCCGGCGACCGACAGCAGTGTGGGAAAGAAGTCGTCGCTAATGACGGGAGTGTCACTCGTCGAGCCCGGTGCAATCGGCAACGAAGCATGCAACGGCTCCGCGCCCGCCTGCTGGCCAGCCCAGGCGACGATCATCGGCACGCGGGTGCCTCCTTCGTAGGCGGTGCCTTTGCCGCTGCGGACGGGACGATTATGGTTGTTCGCACTGTAGTCGACCGAGACATTCTCGCCTGCGAGGGTCTCGACGGTTTGCACCCCACTGGTGTTTCGCGAACTATAGGACAAGCCGCCGTTGTCGGACATGAATAACACCAGCGTGTTGTCGGCCACGCCTTCGGCTTCGAGATTGTCGAGGATGTCGCCGAGACTTTTATCCATCGAGGCAATCATCGCCGCGTAGTCGTCTTCGGGATTCGGCCGGCCGATGCTTTGGTAGTCGCCGACGATGGTCGGATCGCCCTGCCCTCCAATCGGTGCATGGATGGCGTAGTGGGCCATGTTGATAAAGAACGGAACCTGATCGTCGACCGCCTGATCGATTACCGCGTTGGCTTCGGCCGTTAGTGCGGTGGTGATGTAGTCGCCTTCGCCGTACGCGCCGAGGTTTGGCATGGTCGACGCAGGGAATGGCCCAAAGTACCGCCCGCCGCTCCCTTGGCCATCGGGCGTGCCGATTTGGCTTCCGCCGCGGTTAATCTCGAAGCCCAGCGTCGTTGGATCGGAGCCGGACGTGCCAGCCGCGCCGAAGTGGGCCTTCCCCACATGGGCAGTGCGATACCCGGCATTGCTTAGAATGGTTGGTAGCGTCGCATTGCCATCGCGAGGTTGCAGCCCGACGGTATTCCAATCGGGCGATCGCAACACGGAGTTCTGCGAGATGCCATGCCCGATCCAATCGCTAATCCGCGACCGCGCGGGGTTCTGGCCGGTCATGAGACTCGTGCGCGTCGGACTGCAGACCGGACTGGCTGCGTAGGCGTTGGTGAATTTCATGCCCTGGGCGGCGAGCCGCTCCATGTTGGGCGTGTTGTACAGGTCGTTCCACACAGTGCGGCTGCTATGAAACTCAACCGACGTGTCTTGCCATCCCATGTCGTCGACGAGAAACAGCACAATGTTTGGCTGTTGGGCGTTGGTCGCGCACGCTGATCCCACCACGAGGAGTAGCATGACGACGAGACGACTAATTAGGGATAGCATATCGGGTCCGCGCTGTTCTGATCGTCGCAAAAGAATAACTGAAAAGCTGCGCAGGATACCTACCCTGCACTCTCCGTCGAATCGAAGCTTCGGCCGCGGACTCTCCATCGAGCGTCCGCGCCATGATTCATCCATCGCGTGGCAGCTCCTGCTACCGACGCTTTACGAGCCCAATGCCGCAGACCACGAGTCCCACTGCCAAGCACAGCGTTCCAGGCTCGGGGACTGCTTCGAGGGTGATGCCGTTGTACATGGCGTAGGCACCACCGCCGGGCATGTTGGTTTGATAGACATCCAGCGTATAAGTGCCGGCCCCCAAGGCCACGCCCGACAGGTCGAACGTCACCTCGTGGTAATCGGGCAGTGTGCCATAGTCTTCCGTCGACACTCCGGTAATCGAGCTAGCCAAGGATCCGCCGGAGAGTTCGAACACGAGATCCGACGCAAACGCTTGATCCTGCAATGCTGTGTTGTTCGTATGCCCAGACACTACGGTGAGTTCGATCAGCTCTTGATCGGAATCCAGCGTGAAATCCAGGCTGTAGCCGCGCTGCGAGGTGCTGCGGTCGGAGTCGGTGTTGTGATTGCGAGAAAGATACAGATTGTCAGGGTTTGCGTAGGGACGATCTCCACCGCCGAGTTGAGCAAAGCCGCCGAGGGTTCCGCTGTCGCCAGTGCTGATGGCTGTGAGGTCCGATATAGTGGACACCGTCGAGTCGAGTGACCAATCGTTGATCGTTACCGTGCTGCTTCCGGTCGTGTTGTCGGTGTTATCAGGCAGCACCGCGGCTCCAGAGTTGCCATCGAAGTCGGAAGTAAACAGGATTTTTCCGGCGTTCGCCGGCTCGCTGCTTACCAGGAACATCAGGCCAAGCACGAAGTAACTGATCTTTCTCAAGTTCATTGGTCGACTCCTCAGTTGCAAATAGCTGAAAATCAAAGATGAAAAGCAGGCCCCACTGACAAGACGTGCATCTGCGCACTCATAAACGGCGCGAACGCGACGGATTCAACGCACAATCTGTAAAATTATTCTTATTGGGTTACCTGATACCTAGGGTTTCACGGAGTCAGCACATCCACCGCGTATTTTTTGCCTAAGTAAACGGCCACATCACGTGTGTCGCTGTCGCTGAGTGCGGTGTTGTAGATGGCAATCTCGGCAATGTCGCCGACAAAATAAGCCTTCGAGTTGTAATGGCATCCAATTGTCTTGGACGATCGAATCCCAACCGACACCGAGGCTTCGCCGGTACTGACCAACTCTCCATTTTGGTACATCCGTGCTTCCCCTTGGCTATGGTCGTACACATACGCTAGCACCACCGCAGCACTTCCCATAAATACACGGCTCTCAGCGGCAACATCCACCCCGTTACCATCCCCCGAGCCTGAAAACACTCGCCCCCGAAGCGTTTGGTTCTCGGTGCACTCCAGCACGATGTGTGGCGGCCCATGATAGTTCAACAGATGCAATCCAAACTGCGTGCTGGCTTTTGCTAACGGCTGGGCTTTGACGAAATCGATTTGAGTCACCACAAACACGCTTTGGTTGTCGGCGGTGGTGAAGGGATTGGTCGCCATCTCCGTTGTTTTGCCGTCGAATCGCAGCGCGGGCTTACCACCAATGGCATCGGCAATCCAAAGCGGTTGTTTAGCTTGTTCTGGCTGCCAGGCGTCGTCGGCCATCGAGTTGTCGCCGACTCGCAAATCGCCCCACGCCCACACGCGATCGTCTTGGTCTTTGCCCACGATGCCATCGGCCGCGAGCCACAGCACCAAGTCGTCGGTCACCGGCGGGAACCGATCGGGATATGGGCCGTTGGGATAGTGGATTTTTGCCGTTTCCGCGACACTGCGGACAAAGCGTTCTTCATTCAGGTTGTCGATCAGCTGCACCCCGCCACGGCTACTGCACTCTGCGGAGTCGCCTGCGATTAAGTTCGAGGCGTGTAGCTCGTCTGCATCGGAGGACTGCTCGCCTGAGCTGGTTAACTCAATCTCACCTTCAAACACGTGGACCGACAATGCTTGATCGCGTACGTCGCAAACCA containing:
- a CDS encoding PEP-CTERM sorting domain-containing protein, translated to MNLRKISYFVLGLMFLVSSEPANAGKILFTSDFDGNSGAAVLPDNTDNTTGSSTVTINDWSLDSTVSTISDLTAISTGDSGTLGGFAQLGGGDRPYANPDNLYLSRNHNTDSDRSTSQRGYSLDFTLDSDQELIELTVVSGHTNNTALQDQAFASDLVFELSGGSLASSITGVSTEDYGTLPDYHEVTFDLSGVALGAGTYTLDVYQTNMPGGGAYAMYNGITLEAVPEPGTLCLAVGLVVCGIGLVKRR
- a CDS encoding LamG-like jellyroll fold domain-containing protein, yielding MRHELSGRSLPESIADEIALDLEEPEEIEGKLDGRLAGIADLLEEDQEIEARKRAEQRRRDAEVAMAEEERRRRMEKIAKRRVNRRPEPIEIPRSLAYAVAAALVIAAYLGVSQFMANQESPVNPGPVAEESAVPAPTYLAWITDSVDAKWEIPDAMLPVGDPLPEGPLKLSAGVVELETQSGAQLVVEAPARFRVMSGDRLRFDSGRVVGRMPYAEANLTIETLGGTVRDLGTEFGVVCDVRDQALSVHVFEGEIELTSSGEQSSDADELHASNLIAGDSAECSSRGGVQLIDNLNEERFVRSVAETAKIHYPNGPYPDRFPPVTDDLVLWLAADGIVGKDQDDRVWAWGDLRVGDNSMADDAWQPEQAKQPLWIADAIGGKPALRFDGKTTEMATNPFTTADNQSVFVVTQIDFVKAQPLAKASTQFGLHLLNYHGPPHIVLECTENQTLRGRVFSGSGDGNGVDVAAESRVFMGSAAVVLAYVYDHSQGEARMYQNGELVSTGEASVSVGIRSSKTIGCHYNSKAYFVGDIAEIAIYNTALSDSDTRDVAVYLGKKYAVDVLTP
- a CDS encoding sulfatase-like hydrolase/transferase — its product is MLLLVVGSACATNAQQPNIVLFLVDDMGWQDTSVEFHSSRTVWNDLYNTPNMERLAAQGMKFTNAYAASPVCSPTRTSLMTGQNPARSRISDWIGHGISQNSVLRSPDWNTVGLQPRDGNATLPTILSNAGYRTAHVGKAHFGAAGTSGSDPTTLGFEINRGGSQIGTPDGQGSGGRYFGPFPASTMPNLGAYGEGDYITTALTAEANAVIDQAVDDQVPFFINMAHYAIHAPIGGQGDPTIVGDYQSIGRPNPEDDYAAMIASMDKSLGDILDNLEAEGVADNTLVLFMSDNGGLSYSSRNTSGVQTVETLAGENVSVDYSANNHNRPVRSGKGTAYEGGTRVPMIVAWAGQQAGAEPLHASLPIAPGSTSDTPVISDDFFPTLLSVAGVPNSQQYVVDNLGNRLIDGNDLTPLLSGAETFEREGEIVFHYPHQWTSFSTPAGVEPFTAIRKGDYRLTYFYGDGQLDGQGPDPRLELYDLTNDLGETTNLAETHPNTLRDLCNAMVAYLDEVDAQLPIVRATGELAELPSVIHHVLGDLNNDDQITIDDWLLFRPAMNQSIIASNRIEAEDQGDLNFDLVIDRYDFLLFKSAYNEANGANAFAADSARVPEPSTAVLFTLGTAGIACWTHRRSSGSELATPTVSRSKPALSVSPTSPW